The DNA sequence GGGCACGTATCCGCCGCGACCGCGCACGGGCGCCGGCTTCCCTGAGGAAGGTCTTTACGGTCGTCGCCCGCAGACTCTTCGACCCTACGCTAAACGCTGGCGAAGCGTGGAAGGCGGCCGGAGTCGGAGATCGCTCGTTGACGGCGGTATTCCGAGCCTTCACCGAAGGTCTCGGGCTCAAGCAGTACATCGAAGCCCGCCGGATTGAGGTTGCCGCCGTTCTGATCCTGATCACCAATCTGGATCTCGACTCGATCAGCGAGAAGATCGGCTACACTCACTACCCGACATTTACCGAGGCCTATAAGAGGCAGAAGAAGATACTGCCATCCGGTGTAGTGCGTGAACACCTGCCGCCGCCCGAGGTCGATGACGGGACGTCACTCAGGGCCGGTCGGGGCCTACTCACCGTTGATGCGTTCGTGCGTTACGTCGAGGATTTGATGCCGTTGTATCAAGGGGCAGAGAAAGACGTCCACATCGGGCCTTGCCCCGATCCCGAGCCGTTGATCGTCATTGTCGATGGCGCTGCCGATGACCTCATGAAGGCCGAAGACTTGTGGCGAAAGATCCGTGATCTGCCGTTTGACGAGCAGTGCCGGATGGTACGGGGATACCGTTTCGGCTCAACGGTGCTCTTCGACCTGCTACGCAAGCAATCTCTCCTTGAAGGACGAAAG is a window from the bacterium genome containing:
- a CDS encoding helix-turn-helix domain-containing protein, with product MTAVFRAFTEGLGLKQYIEARRIEVAAVLILITNLDLDSISEKIGYTHYPTFTEAYKRQKKILPSGVVREHLPPPEVDDGTSLRAGRGLLTVDAFVRYVEDLMPLYQGAEKDVHIGPCPDPEPLIVIVDGAADDLMKAEDLWRKIRDLPFDEQCRMVRGYRFGSTVLFDLLRKQSLLEGRK